One genomic region from Rosa rugosa chromosome 1, drRosRugo1.1, whole genome shotgun sequence encodes:
- the LOC133727345 gene encoding peroxidase 10-like: MIRNFVHFQEMEYITHKLFYVVLLCLLFLSPPFVSSQLNYKFYDSSCPNLSKIVQQGVRSAIANDSRIAASLLRLHFHDCFVNGCDASILLDDTSTLKGEKNALPNKDSVRGYEVIDKIKLALEEACPCTVSCTDILTLAATSAVYFSGGPYWPVALGRRDGTTASEDAANDDLPSPFEPLENITAKFAAKGLNLRDVVVLSGAHTIGFAQCFTFKTRLFNFSDSGKPDPVLDTSLLTKLQNVCPNQADSDTKLAPLDPVTSNRFDNVYFKRLVNKSGLLQSDQVLMGDSTTASMVISYSRFPNLFNKDFGASMVKMANIGVLTGQNGQIRKNCWVVN, from the exons ATGATTAGAAACTTTGTTCACTTTCAAGAAATGGAGTACATTACCCACAAGCTTTTCTATGTTGTCTTGCTTTGCCTCTTGTTCCTAAGCCCTCCTTTTGTTTCCTCTCAGCTCAATTATAAGTTCTATGATTCCTCTTGTCCCAACTTGAGCAAGATTGTTCAACAAGGCGTTCGGTCTGCTATTGCAAATGATTCTAGGATTGCAGCCTCACTCTTGCGGCTTCACTTCCATGATTGCTTTGTTAAT GGATGTGACGCATCTATACTTCTTGACGATACTAGCACTCTTAAGGGGGAGAAAAATGCTTTGCCCAACAAAGATTCAGTCAGAGGCTATGAAGTGATTGACAAAATCAAGTTAGCACTGGAGGAAGCTTGCCCATGCACTGTTTCCTGTACTGACATACTCACTCTTGCTGCAACCTCAGCTGTTTATTTT AGCGGAGGGCCATATTGGCCTGTAGCACTGGGTCGCCGAGATGGCACAACAGCAAGTGAAGATGCAGCTAATGACGACTTGCCATCACCTTTTGAGCCCTTGGAAAACATCACTGCAAAGTTTGCAGCAAAAGGCCTTAATTTAAGGGATGTTGTTGTCCTCTCAG GTGCACACACCATAGGCTTTGCTCAGTGCTTCACATTCAAGACAAGACTGTTCAACTTTAGTGACTCGGGCAAGCCTGACCCGGTATTAGACACATCACTTCTAACAAAACTACAAAACGTGTGCCCAAATCAAGCTGATTCTGATACCAAATTGGCTCCACTTGATCCTGTCACTTCCAACAGGTTTGATAACGTTTACTTCAAAAGACtggtgaacaaatctgggctTCTACAGTCAGACCAGGTCCTTATGGGGGACAGTACAACTGCTTCAATGGTCATCAGCTATAGCAGATTTCCAAATCTGTTCAACAAGGACTTTGGAGCATCAATGGTGAAGATGGCAAATATAGGTGTGCTTACTGGACAAAATGGACAAATTAGGAAGAATTGTTGGGTGGTGAATTAG
- the LOC133720373 gene encoding mitogen-activated protein kinase kinase kinase 5-like encodes MVLVKKRVVVHNLIEFQKGKLIGSGPFGPRYVASNRVTGALCSMKEVDLSPNGSISAKCLETEIRVLTKLRHPNIVEFYGSQMVGDRFYIYQEYVHPGSLSRYMNERYGAITESIVRNFTRQIMSGLAYMHSKHIAHRSIKGANLLVDSSGIVKLADFGMARLLSGHEGNTSLEGGNPYYWMAPELIISGRQSLAADIWSLGCTVIEMLTGRAHQNAYESMEALFKTTSGNEDNPELPGTLSSEGKNFVECCLRINPADRPTAAMLLEHPFLTSSSKG; translated from the exons ATGGTGTTGGTAAAGAAGAGAGTTGTGGTGCATAATCTGATCGAGTTTCAAAAGGGAAAGCTTATTGGGAGTGGCCCGTTCGGACCTCGCTATGTTGCCAGCAATAG AGTAACTGGAGCTTTATGTTCAATGAAGGAAGTTGACTTATCTCCCAATGGCTCAATTTCTGCAAAATGTTTAGAGACG GAAATTAGAGTGCTCACCAAGCTGAGGCATCCTAACATTGTGGAGTTTTATGGAAGCCAAATG GTTGGTGATCGATTTTATATATATCAGGAGTATGTCCACCCTGGCTCTTTGAGCAGATATATGAATGAACGTTATGGAGCCATAACAGAATCTATTGTTCGTAATTTTACTCGGCAGATAATGTCTGGGTTGGCTTACATGCATAGCAAACACATAGCACACAG GAGCATCAAAGGGGCTAATTTGCTTGTCGATTCAAGTGGAATTGTCAAGCTAGCTGACTTTGGGATGGCACGATTA CTTTCAGGGCATGAAGGGAATACATCTCTAGAGGGGGGAAATCCATACTACTGGATGGCTCCAGAG TTAATAATTTCTGGGAGGCAGAGTCTTGCTGCTGATATTTGGAGTTTGGGATGCACAGTTATTGAAATGCTGACCGGAAGAGCTCATCAGAACGCATATGAAAGT ATGGAAGCCTTGTTTAAAACTACTAGTGGGAATGAGGATAATCCAGAGCTTCCGGGAACATTGTCATCAGAGGGCAAGAATTTCGTAGAATGCTGCTTGCGAATAAATCCTGCAGATAGGCCTACTGCTGCCATGTTATTAGAACATCCATTCTTAACAAGTTCATCCAAGGGATGA